One window from the genome of Musa acuminata AAA Group cultivar baxijiao chromosome BXJ1-4, Cavendish_Baxijiao_AAA, whole genome shotgun sequence encodes:
- the LOC135672583 gene encoding transcription factor MYB30-like: protein MVRSPCCEKMGLKKGPWTTEEDQILVAYIKRYGHANWRALPRQAGLLRCGKSCRLRWMNYLRPDIKRGNLTKEEEETIIRLHERLGNRWSAIAARLPGRTDNEIKNVWHTHLKKLAGPNMASKESQRKTPDRSMVKKKKKVSLDTVRDTARLVSVSPEQSDSDFSSCATDSSTASAEIGDSTVGVKEESCPAEDLQEIDERFWLETLSVDDSAASMDITSLEIPPPPPPPAVTDHFNLLTSSNGDDMDFWMEVFMRSGDLQELSQI from the exons ATGGTGAGATCTCCTTGCTGTGAGAAGATGGGTCTCAAGAAGGGGCCATGGACAACGGAGGAAGACCAGATCTTGGTAGCTTACATCAAGAGGTACGGCCATGCCAATTGGCGAGCGCTGCCCAGACAAGCTG GGCTTTTGAGGTGCGGGAAGAGTTGCAGACTCCGGTGGATGAACTACCTGCGGCCGGACATCAAACGAGGAAACCTCaccaaggaagaggaggagaccaTCATCAGATTGCATGAGAGGCTTGGGAACAG GTGGTCCGCCATTGCTGCCAGGCTACCAGGGAGAACAGACAATGAGATCAAGAACGTGTGGCACACCCACTTGAAGAAGCTCGCCGGCCCCAACATGGCTTCCAAGGAATCACAGAGGAAGACGCCAGATCGTTCcatggtgaagaagaagaagaaggtatccCTGGACACGGTTCGCGATACTGCAAGGCTTGTGTCGGTGTCACCAGAACAGTCAGACAGCGACTTCTCGTCCTGTGCCACTGATTCATCAACGGCATCAGCAGAGATCGGTGACAGTACTGTGGGCGTCAAAGAGGAAAGCTGTCCCGCGGAAGACTTGCAAGAGATCGATGAGAGGTTTTGGCTGGAGACGCTGTCGGTGGACGACTCCGCAGCGTCCATGGACATCACGAGCCTAGaaatccctcctcctcctcctcctcctgcagtCACTGACCACTTCAACTTGCTCACCTCATCCAACGGTGACGACATGGATTTTTGGATGGAGGTCTTCATGAGATCTGGAGATTTGCAGGAACTGTCACAGATCTAA
- the LOC135584953 gene encoding protein G1-like4 — protein sequence MELVPNPDSPHSKNSGAISPSSRRQNFSTTSLAAASAGGAATSSSPPSLSRYESQKRRDWNTFGQYLRNHRPPLALSQCSSAHVLEFLRYLDQFGKTKIHTHMCPFFGHPNPPAPCPCPLRQAWGSLDALIGRLRAAYEENGGKPETNPFGARVVRLYLREVREVQSKARGVSYEKKKRKKPPPQQEHHHPPPPPPAA from the coding sequence ATGGAGTTGGTACCAAACCCAGATAGCCCGCATTCCAAGAACAGCGGTGCCATCAGTCCCAGTAGCAGGCGGCAGAACTTTAGCACCACCTCCTTGGCCGCTGCCAGCGCTGGCGGAGCTGccacctcctcttcccctccGTCGTTAAGCCGCTACGAGTCTCAGAAGCGCCGCGACTGGAACACATTTGGTCAGTACCTCAGGAACCACCGCCCACCGCTCGCCCTCTCCCAGTGCAGCAGCGCCCATGTCCTGGAGTTCCTCCGCTACCTCGACCAATTCGGCAAGACCAAAATTCACACCCACATGTGCCCCTTCTTCGGCCACCCCAACCCCCCCGCGCCGTGTCCGTGCCCCCTCCGTCAAGCCTGGGGCAGCCTCGACGCCCTCATCGGCCGCCTTCGTGCTGCCTACGAGGAGAACGGTGGCAAGCCTGAGACCAACCCATTCGGCGCCCGCGTCGTTCGTCTCTACCTCCGCGAGGTTCGTGAAGTCCAGTCAAAGGCACGGGGCGTCAGCTACGAGAAAAAGAAGCGCAAGAAGCCACCACCACAACAAGAGCATCACCAtcctccgccgcctccgcccGCAGCCTGA
- the LOC135663023 gene encoding pre-mRNA-splicing factor SLU7-like, with amino-acid sequence MATASASFKSREDHRKQLELEEARKAGLAPAEVDEDGKEINPHIPQYMSSAPWYLNAERPSLKHQRKWKSDPNYSKSWYDRGAKIYQADRYRKGACENCGAMTHDKKSCMDRPRKLGAKWTNMHIAPDEKIESFELDYDGKRDRWNGYDASTYSRVIEQYEARDEARRKYLKEEQLKKLEEKNNKKADEDGGSDDDDDDDYLKVDEAKVDESKQMDFAKVEKRVRTTGGGSTGTVRNLRIREDTAKYLLNLDVNSAYYDPKTRSMREDPIPDSDPNEKFYEGDNQNRLSGQALEFKQLNIHAWEAFEKGQDIHMQAAPSQAELLFKNYKVIKDKLKNNTKDTIMEKYGNAASEEALPRELLLGQSEREVEYDRAGRIIRGQETSLPRSKYEEDVYINNHTTVWGSWWRDHHWGYKCCKQTIRNSYCTGSAGIEAAEAATELLKANMARKEDAEDKPVQHEEKQLATWGTEVPDDLVLDKKLLAEALKKEDERKKEERDERKRKYNVKWDDEVTVEDMEAYRMKKIHHDDPMKDFLH; translated from the exons ATGGCGACGGCTTCAG CATCATTCAAATCACGAGAAGACCATAGGAAGCAACTTGAATTGGAGGAAGCACGTAAGGCTGGGCTTGCTCCAGCTGAGGTTGATGAAGATGGAAAGGAGATCAATCCACATATTCCTCAATATATGTCGTCAGCTCCTTGGTATCTTAATGCTGAGAGGCCT AGCTTGAAGCATCAGAGGAAATGGAAGTCGGATCCAAATTACTCCAAATCATGGTATGATAGAGGTGCAAAAATTTATCAGGCTGATCGATACAGAAAAGGTGCATGTGAAAA TTGTGGGGCAATGACACACGACAAAAAGTCCTGCATGGACAGGCCTAGAAAACTGGGAGCCAAGTGGACAAACATGCATATAGCTCCCGATGAGAAGATTGAGTCATTTGAACTTGATTATGATGGAAAACGTGACCGTTGGAATGGTTATGATGCTTCCACTTATTCTCGTGTAATTGAGCAGTATGAGGCTAGAGATGAAGCCAGGCGGAAGTATTTGAAAGAGGAACAGTTGAAGAAACTAGAGGAGAAGAACAACAAAAAGGCTGATGAGGATGGTGGTagcgatgacgacgacgacgatgattaTCTGAAAGTTGACGAGGCTAAGGTTGACGAGAGCAAACAGATGGACTTTGCAAAGGTGGAGAAACGTGTGCGTACCACTGGGGGTGGAAGCACTGGAACTGTCAG GAACTTGCGTATTAGAGAGGATACTGCAAAGTACCTTTTGAACCTAGATGTGAATTCGGCCTATTATGACCCGAAAACCCGTTCTATGCGTGAAGATCCTATACCTGACAGTGATCCAAATGAGAAGTTCTATGAA GGTGATAACCAAAACAGACTTAGCGGACAAGCACTGGAGTTCAAACAGCTTAACATCCATGCCTGGGAAGCTTTTGAGAAGGGACAGGATATCCACATGCAAGCTGCCCCTTCTCAAGCAGAACTACTCTTTAAGAATTATAAGGTTATCAAGGACAAGTTGAAAAACAACACAAAGGATACCATCATGGAGAAATATGGAAATGCAGCATCTGAAGAAGCATTACCTAGAGAACTTCTTCTTGGACAAAGTGAGAGAGAGGTTGAGTATGATCGTGCTGGTCGAATAATAAGAGGCCAG GAGACCTCCCTTCCCAGAAGCAAATATGAAGAAGATGTCTATATCAATAACCACACCACAGTTTGGGGATCATGGTGGAGGGATCACCATTGGGGCTACAAATGCTGTAAACAAACCATCCGCAATAGCTACTGCACAGGCTCAGCAGGAATTGAAGCTGCTGAAGCTGCAACAGAGCTTTTGAAGGCAAATATGGCTcgtaaagaagatgcagaag ATAAGCCTGTACAGCATGAAGAAAAGCAGCTTGCCACTTGGGGAACTGAGGTCCCTGATGATCTTGTTCTGGATAAAAAGTTGCTGGCAGAAGCACTGAAGAAG GAGGATGAACGAAAGAAGGAAGAGAGGgatgaaagaaagagaaaatacaATGTCAAATGGGATGATGAG GTTACCGTGGAAGATATGGAGGCCTATCGAATGAAGAAGATCCATCATGATGACCCAATGAAAGATTTCCTccactaa
- the LOC103983038 gene encoding malate dehydrogenase — protein sequence MAKDTVRVLVTGAAGQIGYALVPMIARGVMLGPDQPVILHMLDIPPAAEALNGVRMELVDAAFPLLKGVVATTDAVEACTGVNIAVMVGGFPRKEGMERKDVMSKNVSIYKSQASALEAYAAPNCKVLVVANPANTNALILKEFAPSIPAKNITCLTRLDHNRALGQISERLNVQVSDVKNVIIWGNHSSTQYPDVSHATVKTPSGEKPVRQLVSDDDWLKGEFITTVQQRGAAIIKARKLSSALSAASSACDHIRDWVLGTPEGTWVSMGVYSDGSYNVPAGLIYSFPVTCNAGEWTIVQGLSIDEFSRKKLDATAEELSEEKALAYSCLS from the exons ATGGCGAAAGATACCGTTCGAGTTCTTGTTACGGGAGCTGCAG GACAAATTGGATATGCACTCGTGCCAATGATTGCTCGGGGTGTGATGCTTGGCCCAGACCAACCTGTTATCTTGCACATGCTTGACATTCCACCTGCTGCAGAAGCTCTAAATGGAGTTAGGATGGAGCTGGTTGATGCAGCATTTCCTCTTCTTAAGG GTGTCGTGGCCACAACTGATGCTGTGGAGGCTTGCACTGGAGTCAACATAGCTGTTATGGTTGGTGGGTTCCCACGGAAGGAAGGAATGGAGAGAAAGGATGTGATGTCAAAAAATGTTTCCATCTATAAATCTCAAGCTTCAGCCTTAGAGGCATATGCTGCTCCGAACTGCAAG GTGCTGGTTGTGGCAAATCCAGCAAACACTAATGCTCTTATACTGAAAGAGTTTGCTCCTTCCATCCCTGCAAAAAACATCACTTGTTTGACAAGGCTAGATCACAACAGGGCACTGGGTCAGATTTCTGAGCGACTAAATGTTCAAGTCAGTGATGTGAAGAACGTCATCATCTGGGGAAATCATTCTTCTACTCAGTATCCTGATGTAAGTCATGCAACTGTTAAAACACCAAGTGGAGAAAAGCCTGTTCGTCAGCTTGTTTCTGATGATGACTG GCTCAAGGGAGAATTTATTACAACTGTTCAACAACGTGGTGCTGCAATCATTAAAGCACGAAAGCTTTCTAGTGCTTTATCTGCTGCCAGTTCTGCTTGTGATCACATACGTGATTGGGTTCTCGGGACCCCTGAG GGAACATGGGTTTCCATGGGTGTCTACTCTGATGGTTCATACAATGTACCGGCTGGGCTGATTTATTCTTTTCCTGTCACATGCAATGCTGGCGAGTGGACAATCGTCCAAG GACTTTCTATTGATGAATTCTCAAGGAAGAAATTGGATGCAACTGCTGAGGAATTGTCTGAGGAGAAGGCTCTTGCATATTCATGCTTGTCTTAA